One genomic region from Mesorhizobium terrae encodes:
- a CDS encoding ATP-binding cassette domain-containing protein encodes MTDTSQRPTPARELVLSLRGISKQFGAVSALTDIDLDVHAGEVVALVGDNGAGKSTLVKVLAGVHQPTSGTITFKGEPVALSDPATALGLGIATVFQDLALCENLDVVANIFLGKELSPMRLDEVSMEIKAWKLLNELSARIPSVREPIASLSGGQRQTVAIARSLLLDPKLIMLDEPTAALGVAQTAEVLDLIERVRDRGLGVIMISHNMEDVRAVADRIVVLRLGKNNGIFHPDASNQELVSAITGAENNSVSRRASRRQAGLAQTQENPS; translated from the coding sequence ATGACCGACACATCACAGAGGCCGACCCCGGCACGTGAGCTTGTGCTCAGCCTGCGCGGCATCTCCAAGCAATTCGGCGCCGTCTCGGCGCTGACCGATATCGATCTCGACGTCCATGCCGGCGAAGTCGTTGCCCTTGTCGGCGACAACGGCGCCGGCAAGTCGACGCTGGTCAAGGTTCTGGCGGGTGTGCACCAGCCGACATCCGGAACGATCACCTTCAAGGGCGAGCCCGTTGCGCTTTCGGACCCGGCGACGGCGCTGGGGCTCGGCATCGCCACCGTCTTCCAGGATCTCGCGCTGTGCGAAAACCTGGACGTCGTCGCCAACATCTTTCTCGGCAAGGAACTCAGCCCGATGCGGCTGGACGAGGTGTCAATGGAGATCAAGGCGTGGAAACTGCTCAACGAATTGTCGGCGCGCATCCCCAGCGTGCGCGAACCCATCGCCTCGCTGTCAGGCGGCCAGCGCCAGACGGTGGCAATCGCGCGGTCGCTGCTGCTCGATCCCAAGCTGATCATGCTGGATGAGCCGACCGCCGCGCTGGGCGTCGCCCAGACCGCCGAAGTGCTCGATCTGATCGAACGCGTCCGCGACCGGGGGCTGGGCGTCATCATGATCAGCCACAACATGGAAGACGTCCGCGCCGTCGCCGACCGCATCGTGGTGCTGAGGCTGGGCAAGAACAATGGCATCTTCCATCCCGACGCATCCAACCAGGAACTGGTCAGCGCGATCACCGGCGCCGAGAACAACTCGGTTTCGCGCCGGGCAAGCCGCCGTCAGGCAGGGCTTGCGCAGACGCAGGAGAACCCGTCATGA
- a CDS encoding FGGY-family carbohydrate kinase — MTLAKHFLGIDVGTGSARAGVFDAKGTMLASAKRDIALYREAGDIVEQSSNDIWRAVAASVREAVAKAGVEAASITGIGYDATCSLVVLGEGGLPLPVGPTDEAERNIIVWMDHRATEQAARINRTGEAVLNYVGGAISPEMETPKLLWLAEHKPETFGRAWQFLDLTDFLTWKSTGSLARSVCTVTCKWTYLAHEQRWDEHYFRTVGLGALADEAFRRIGTEVVSAGTPLGAGLTAEAARDLGLVEGTPVAAGLIDAHAGGIGTVGARGGAGTVSSRMAYVFGTSACTMSTTTEPAFVDGVWGPYFSAMVPGLWLNEGGQSAAGAAIDHLVRMHPASAEAAARAGEAGASLGQWLADEAGKRGGMEAVPGLVGKLHVVPEFLGNRAPFADPEALGLIAGIGMDDGLEGLVGLYLAGVCGLGYGARQIVGVLADKGVATDTIVVSGGAGQSPLVRQLLADTTGLTVAASTSPEPVLLGSAILGAVAAGQFADVAGAMAAMSELGETYPPNAAHAGWHAKRFQAFELLQKAGRAIRDDA, encoded by the coding sequence ATGACCTTAGCGAAGCATTTTCTCGGCATCGATGTCGGTACCGGCAGCGCGCGCGCCGGGGTGTTCGACGCCAAGGGAACGATGCTCGCTTCGGCCAAGCGCGACATCGCCCTCTACCGCGAGGCGGGCGATATCGTCGAACAGTCCAGCAACGACATCTGGCGCGCCGTCGCCGCCAGCGTGCGCGAGGCGGTGGCAAAGGCCGGCGTGGAAGCGGCGTCGATCACGGGCATCGGTTATGACGCCACCTGTTCGCTGGTGGTGCTGGGCGAGGGGGGACTGCCACTTCCCGTCGGGCCGACCGACGAGGCCGAGCGCAACATCATCGTGTGGATGGACCACCGCGCGACCGAACAGGCCGCCCGCATCAACCGGACAGGCGAGGCGGTGCTGAACTATGTCGGCGGCGCCATCTCACCGGAGATGGAGACGCCGAAGCTCTTGTGGTTGGCCGAGCATAAGCCGGAGACCTTTGGCCGCGCCTGGCAGTTCCTGGACCTGACCGATTTCCTGACCTGGAAGTCGACCGGCAGCCTGGCCCGCTCGGTTTGTACCGTCACCTGCAAATGGACCTATCTGGCGCATGAACAGCGCTGGGACGAACACTATTTCCGCACGGTCGGGCTTGGCGCTTTGGCCGACGAAGCATTCCGGCGCATTGGGACCGAAGTGGTGTCGGCTGGTACACCGCTCGGCGCGGGACTGACTGCCGAGGCGGCGCGCGATCTTGGGCTCGTCGAAGGCACGCCGGTGGCTGCCGGCCTGATCGACGCCCACGCCGGCGGCATCGGCACGGTCGGCGCGCGCGGCGGTGCCGGCACCGTGTCGTCGCGCATGGCCTATGTGTTCGGCACCTCGGCCTGCACCATGTCGACCACCACCGAACCGGCTTTCGTCGACGGTGTGTGGGGCCCGTATTTTTCGGCCATGGTGCCGGGCCTGTGGTTGAACGAAGGCGGCCAGTCGGCTGCCGGCGCGGCCATCGATCATCTGGTGCGCATGCATCCCGCCTCGGCGGAGGCCGCGGCCAGGGCTGGTGAGGCCGGTGCCAGCCTCGGCCAGTGGCTGGCGGATGAGGCAGGCAAGCGCGGCGGTATGGAAGCGGTTCCCGGCCTTGTCGGCAAGCTGCACGTCGTACCGGAATTCCTTGGCAACCGCGCGCCCTTCGCCGATCCCGAGGCGCTTGGCCTGATCGCCGGCATCGGCATGGACGACGGCCTGGAAGGGCTGGTCGGCCTCTATCTTGCCGGGGTCTGCGGCCTCGGCTACGGCGCACGCCAGATCGTCGGCGTGCTTGCCGACAAGGGTGTGGCGACCGACACCATCGTGGTCAGCGGCGGCGCCGGCCAGAGCCCGCTGGTGCGGCAGCTTTTGGCCGACACGACCGGGTTGACGGTCGCTGCCTCGACCTCGCCGGAACCGGTGCTGTTGGGCTCGGCCATTCTCGGCGCAGTCGCCGCCGGCCAATTCGCGGATGTGGCTGGGGCGATGGCGGCGATGTCGGAACTTGGGGAAACCTACCCGCCGAATGCCGCCCACGCCGGCTGGCACGCCAAACGGTTCCAGGCGTTTGAACTTCTCCAGAAGGCTGGGCGAGCGATCCGCGACGACGCGTAG
- a CDS encoding sugar ABC transporter permease, with protein sequence MSDNSQQSAPQAQLLDRADVRVKHAEGIGGSVGAFLDRVRSGDLGSLPVIVGLAIIWTVFQSLNPVFLSANNLVNLLFDCSTVGVISLGIVCVLMLGEIDLSVGSVSGLASALVGVLWVNEGWPVGFAIVTAMAAGAVIGSIYALLFNRFGMPSFVSTLAGLLAVLGLQLYLLGSTGSINLPYESPLVNFGQLMVMPDPVSYALAAIAGIAIFVTGYREAARRREAGLSAQSTASLVVRAVVVTVAVEAIVFYLNGARGIPWMFGLFVGLVVAMNYALKRTKWGRSMHAVGGNREAARRAGINVRYIYTTAFMLCSMLAATGGILAAARLASSSQQAGTGDVNLNAIAAAVIGGTSLFGGRGSAYSALLGIIVIQSIASGLTLLDLSSSLRYMITGAVLAIAVIVDSLARRSRVSHGRA encoded by the coding sequence ATGAGCGACAATTCGCAACAAAGCGCGCCGCAGGCGCAGCTTCTCGACCGCGCCGACGTGCGGGTCAAACACGCCGAAGGCATCGGGGGCTCGGTCGGTGCCTTTCTCGATCGGGTCCGTTCGGGCGATCTCGGGTCGCTGCCGGTCATCGTCGGGCTGGCCATCATCTGGACGGTTTTCCAGAGCCTGAACCCAGTGTTCCTGTCGGCCAACAACCTGGTCAACCTTCTGTTCGACTGCTCGACGGTGGGCGTCATCTCGCTCGGCATCGTGTGCGTGCTCATGCTCGGCGAGATCGACCTTTCCGTCGGCTCCGTCAGCGGCCTCGCCTCGGCGCTGGTCGGTGTCTTGTGGGTCAATGAGGGCTGGCCGGTCGGCTTCGCCATCGTCACGGCCATGGCGGCGGGCGCGGTCATCGGCTCGATCTACGCGCTGCTTTTCAACCGTTTCGGCATGCCGAGCTTCGTTTCGACGTTGGCCGGCCTGCTCGCGGTGCTCGGGCTGCAGCTTTATCTGCTGGGCTCGACCGGCTCGATCAACCTGCCTTACGAATCGCCGCTGGTGAATTTCGGCCAGTTGATGGTGATGCCCGACCCGGTCTCGTACGCGCTCGCAGCGATCGCCGGTATCGCCATTTTCGTCACCGGCTACCGCGAAGCCGCGCGGCGGCGCGAGGCGGGCCTTTCAGCGCAATCGACGGCAAGCCTCGTGGTGCGCGCCGTGGTGGTGACCGTCGCCGTGGAGGCGATCGTCTTCTATCTCAACGGCGCCCGCGGCATTCCGTGGATGTTCGGTCTGTTCGTCGGCCTGGTCGTGGCGATGAACTATGCGCTGAAACGCACCAAATGGGGCCGTTCGATGCATGCCGTCGGTGGCAACCGCGAGGCCGCGCGGCGCGCCGGCATCAATGTGCGCTATATCTACACCACCGCCTTCATGCTGTGCTCGATGCTTGCCGCCACCGGCGGCATCCTGGCGGCGGCCCGCCTTGCCTCGTCCAGCCAGCAGGCCGGCACCGGCGATGTCAACCTCAACGCCATCGCGGCGGCGGTGATCGGCGGCACCAGCCTGTTCGGCGGCCGCGGCAGCGCCTATTCGGCCCTGCTTGGCATCATCGTCATCCAGTCGATCGCCAGCGGGCTGACGCTGCTCGATCTGTCGTCATCGCTTCGATACATGATCACCGGCGCCGTGCTGGCGATCGCAGTCATCGTCGACTCGCTGGCGCGCAGATCGCGGGTTTCGCACGGCCGCGCCTGA
- the pobA gene encoding 4-hydroxybenzoate 3-monooxygenase — MRTQVVIIGSGPSGLLLGQLLTKAGIDNIILDRVDKEYILGRVRAGVLEQGTVDLVEQAGAAARLREKALIHEGFSIAFDGRDHRIDLANLTDGKHVTIYGQTEMTRDLIQAREATGALTLYDAHDVTPHDFAGDKPHVTYVKDSIAGRIDCEIIAGCDGFHGVSRKNVPVEAIRTFERVYPFGWLGLLADVPPVSHELVYANHERGFALCSMRSTTRSRYYVQVSADEQVEAWSDERFWDELRRRLPLHHAQAVVTGPSFEKSIAPLRSFVAEPLRFGRLFLVGDAAHIVPPTGAKGLNLAASDVHYLFEGLREFFAEHSTAGVDAYSRRALARVWKAVRFSWWMTTMLHRFPDSTDFERRIQEAELDYLTHSRAAAAALAENYVGLPY, encoded by the coding sequence ATGCGAACGCAGGTCGTCATCATTGGTTCGGGGCCGTCGGGCCTGCTGCTTGGCCAGCTTCTCACCAAGGCCGGCATCGACAACATCATTCTCGACCGCGTCGACAAGGAATACATCCTCGGCCGCGTGCGGGCCGGCGTTCTGGAACAAGGCACGGTCGACCTCGTCGAGCAAGCCGGCGCCGCCGCGCGCCTGCGCGAGAAAGCCCTCATCCACGAAGGGTTCTCCATCGCTTTCGACGGCCGCGACCATCGCATTGACCTCGCCAACCTGACCGACGGCAAGCACGTCACCATCTACGGCCAGACGGAGATGACGCGCGACCTGATCCAGGCACGCGAAGCGACCGGCGCGCTGACGCTCTACGATGCCCACGATGTCACGCCGCACGATTTTGCCGGCGACAAGCCACATGTCACCTATGTGAAGGACAGCATCGCCGGACGGATCGACTGCGAGATCATCGCTGGCTGCGACGGTTTTCACGGCGTCAGCCGCAAAAACGTTCCAGTCGAAGCGATCCGCACATTCGAACGGGTCTATCCGTTCGGCTGGCTGGGCCTGCTAGCGGATGTGCCGCCGGTGAGCCACGAACTGGTCTATGCCAACCACGAGCGCGGCTTCGCACTTTGCTCGATGCGCTCGACGACCCGCAGCCGCTATTATGTCCAGGTCTCGGCGGACGAGCAGGTGGAAGCCTGGAGCGACGAGCGCTTCTGGGACGAGTTGCGTCGGCGCCTGCCGCTTCATCACGCGCAAGCAGTCGTCACCGGGCCATCCTTCGAGAAATCCATCGCACCGCTGCGGTCCTTCGTTGCCGAGCCGCTGCGCTTCGGCCGCCTGTTCCTCGTCGGCGATGCCGCCCACATCGTGCCGCCGACCGGCGCCAAGGGTCTCAACCTCGCGGCAAGTGACGTGCACTATTTGTTCGAAGGCCTGCGCGAATTCTTCGCCGAGCACTCCACCGCCGGCGTCGATGCCTACTCGCGGCGCGCGCTGGCCCGGGTCTGGAAGGCCGTGCGCTTTTCCTGGTGGATGACCACCATGCTCCACCGCTTCCCCGACAGCACGGATTTCGAACGCAGGATCCAGGAAGCCGAACTCGACTATCTCACCCATTCGCGCGCGGCGGCGGCGGCGCTCGCCGAAAACTATGTCGGCCTGCCTTACTGA
- a CDS encoding ABC transporter substrate-binding protein, whose amino-acid sequence MTKHSWKTTGLAMLALSLVSGTALAQSADGATVAFLMPDQASTRYEEHDYPGFKAEMEKLCATCKVLYQNADADAARQQQQFNSMITQGAKVIVIDPVDSTAATSLVKQAQAQGVKVIAYDRPIPKAKADFYVSFDNEAIGKSIAESLVKHLKDKGVKAGEGTGVLQINGSPTDAAAGLIKKGIHAGLDKSGYPILAEYDTPEWAPPKAQQWASGQITRFDRKILGVVAANDGTGGGAIAAFKAAGFNPVPPITGNDATLAALQLIVAGDQYNTINKPSEIVAAAAANIAVQLLKGETPKAEATLFDTPSQLFVPVVVTAENLKAEIIDKKIATAEQICVDRYAEGCKKLGITK is encoded by the coding sequence ATGACCAAACACTCATGGAAAACGACCGGCCTGGCCATGCTGGCCCTGTCGCTCGTCAGCGGAACGGCACTCGCGCAAAGCGCCGACGGCGCTACCGTGGCCTTCCTGATGCCGGACCAAGCGTCGACCCGCTATGAGGAGCACGACTATCCGGGCTTCAAGGCCGAGATGGAAAAGCTCTGCGCCACCTGCAAGGTACTTTACCAGAACGCCGACGCCGATGCGGCGCGCCAGCAGCAGCAGTTCAACTCGATGATCACCCAAGGCGCCAAGGTGATCGTCATCGATCCCGTCGATTCCACCGCCGCCACCTCGCTGGTCAAGCAGGCGCAGGCCCAGGGCGTGAAGGTCATCGCCTATGACCGTCCGATCCCGAAGGCCAAGGCCGATTTCTACGTGTCCTTCGACAACGAGGCCATCGGCAAGTCGATCGCCGAATCGCTGGTCAAGCACCTGAAGGACAAGGGCGTGAAGGCCGGCGAGGGCACCGGCGTGCTGCAGATCAACGGTTCGCCGACCGACGCGGCGGCCGGGCTGATCAAGAAGGGCATCCACGCCGGCCTCGACAAGAGCGGTTATCCGATCCTGGCCGAATACGACACGCCAGAATGGGCGCCGCCGAAGGCCCAGCAGTGGGCCAGCGGCCAGATCACCCGCTTCGACAGGAAAATCCTGGGTGTGGTGGCCGCCAATGACGGTACCGGCGGTGGCGCAATCGCCGCGTTCAAGGCGGCGGGCTTCAATCCGGTTCCGCCGATCACCGGCAACGACGCGACACTGGCCGCGCTGCAGCTGATCGTCGCCGGCGACCAGTACAACACCATCAACAAGCCGAGCGAGATCGTCGCGGCGGCCGCCGCCAACATCGCCGTTCAGCTCCTCAAGGGCGAGACGCCGAAGGCCGAGGCGACGCTGTTCGACACACCCTCGCAGCTGTTCGTGCCGGTGGTGGTCACCGCCGAGAACCTAAAGGCGGAGATCATCGACAAGAAGATCGCCACCGCCGAACAGATCTGCGTCGACCGCTATGCCGAGGGCTGCAAGAAGCTCGGCATCACCAAGTAG
- a CDS encoding SapC family protein: MTAGNGGTAKNAATEGAGGLPLFYAQPEAMNPGRHGSLGLAARNDFSFTRAAHALPVVTAELPAAMRSYPIVFVGPAHAPLVITGLRQGENLFVGKDGQWAKPHYIPAYVRRYPFILADDGGQGSDRLALCVDRASDRVVEQAEATARGDKVAPLFAGTEAAEATKQALAFCNQYQIDFNATRTMVDGIAAHGLFVERRSTVTLETGEILNLTDFQVIDEDAFNKLSDEAFLDLRRSGALTLVYCHLASTNSWSSLIHQAGLHKANGQG; this comes from the coding sequence ATGACTGCAGGCAATGGCGGTACGGCAAAGAACGCAGCGACCGAGGGCGCCGGCGGGTTGCCGCTCTTCTATGCGCAGCCGGAGGCGATGAACCCAGGCCGCCACGGTTCCCTCGGCCTTGCCGCGCGAAACGATTTCTCTTTCACCCGTGCCGCGCATGCGCTGCCCGTCGTGACGGCCGAACTGCCGGCGGCGATGCGCTCCTATCCGATCGTCTTTGTTGGACCGGCTCACGCCCCCCTCGTCATCACCGGCCTGAGGCAAGGTGAGAACCTGTTTGTCGGCAAGGACGGCCAGTGGGCGAAACCGCACTACATTCCGGCCTATGTACGGCGCTATCCCTTCATCCTCGCCGACGATGGCGGCCAGGGTAGTGACCGCCTCGCACTTTGTGTCGACCGCGCCAGCGACCGGGTGGTCGAACAGGCCGAAGCGACGGCACGGGGCGACAAGGTCGCGCCGCTTTTTGCCGGCACCGAGGCGGCGGAAGCGACCAAGCAAGCGCTCGCCTTCTGCAATCAGTACCAGATCGACTTCAACGCCACCCGCACCATGGTCGACGGAATTGCCGCGCATGGGCTGTTCGTCGAGCGGCGCAGTACCGTGACACTGGAGACCGGCGAAATCCTCAACCTCACCGATTTCCAGGTGATCGACGAGGATGCCTTCAACAAGCTGAGCGACGAAGCATTCCTCGACCTCAGGCGATCCGGTGCGCTGACGCTGGTCTATTGCCACCTCGCGTCGACCAATAGCTGGAGCTCGCTGATCCACCAGGCCGGGCTGCACAAGGCAAACGGCCAGGGCTGA
- a CDS encoding SDR family oxidoreductase, with translation MAQDLIGKVAAITGAASGIGLECARHLIAAGARVALVDRAEAALKDVCAELGPQAIPVVVDLMDPKSVAGMMPQILEKAGRLDIFHANAGAYVGGEVLNGDPDAWDRMLNLNINAVFRSVHAVLPHMVERKSGDIIVTSSIAGLVPVVWEPIYTASKHAIQAFVHTLRRQVAKHGLRVGAVAPGPVVTALISDWPKEKLDEELAAGGLMQPVEVAEAVMFMLTRPRNITIRDLVILPQSNDL, from the coding sequence ATGGCTCAGGACCTTATCGGAAAAGTCGCGGCGATCACCGGTGCCGCATCGGGCATCGGCCTCGAATGCGCCAGGCACCTTATCGCGGCGGGCGCGCGTGTCGCGCTGGTCGACCGCGCCGAGGCGGCACTGAAGGACGTCTGCGCGGAACTCGGGCCTCAGGCGATCCCGGTGGTGGTCGACCTGATGGACCCGAAAAGCGTTGCAGGCATGATGCCGCAAATCCTGGAGAAAGCCGGCCGGCTCGACATTTTCCACGCCAATGCCGGTGCTTATGTCGGCGGCGAGGTGCTGAACGGCGATCCCGATGCCTGGGATCGCATGCTGAACCTCAACATTAATGCCGTGTTCCGCTCGGTCCATGCCGTTTTGCCGCATATGGTCGAGCGCAAGAGCGGCGACATCATCGTTACCAGCTCGATCGCCGGGCTGGTGCCAGTGGTGTGGGAGCCGATCTACACCGCCTCGAAACACGCTATCCAGGCCTTCGTGCACACGCTGCGCCGGCAGGTGGCCAAGCATGGGCTGCGGGTCGGCGCGGTGGCGCCCGGCCCGGTGGTGACGGCGCTGATCAGCGATTGGCCGAAGGAAAAGCTCGACGAGGAACTGGCCGCCGGTGGGTTGATGCAGCCGGTGGAGGTGGCCGAGGCGGTGATGTTCATGTTGACCCGTCCGCGCAACATCACCATCCGCGATCTGGTGATCCTGCCGCAGAGCAACGATCTCTGA
- a CDS encoding AraC family transcriptional regulator yields MGPDLEVVQIRQGESFKAWSHGYPFRTVRWHFHPEYELHLVVATAGRYFVGDFIGEFEPGNLVLAGPNLPHNWVSDVPEGSTIPLRCRILQFSEGFIGDIMKVLPELAALGPVLEWSRRGVLFSTETSRQAAPMMEELMEAQGVRRIELFMAIAGLLSRAQGARMLASPSYIPDPSGYMSAGINKALAYLRENLTQPFGEADLARIAGQSTSAFSRTFRRHTGMTLVQYVKRLRINLACQILMSEEQAPITDICFEVGFNNLSNFNRQFLAEKGMTPSRFRRLVVDHINAAKAA; encoded by the coding sequence ATGGGACCGGACCTGGAAGTCGTCCAGATTCGACAGGGTGAATCGTTCAAGGCCTGGTCGCACGGCTATCCGTTCCGCACGGTGCGCTGGCATTTCCATCCCGAATACGAACTCCACCTCGTGGTGGCGACGGCCGGCCGTTATTTCGTCGGCGATTTCATCGGTGAATTCGAACCGGGCAACCTCGTGCTTGCGGGGCCGAACCTTCCGCACAACTGGGTCAGCGATGTTCCCGAGGGTTCGACCATTCCGTTGCGCTGCCGCATCCTGCAATTCAGCGAGGGCTTCATCGGCGACATCATGAAGGTGCTGCCGGAGCTCGCAGCGCTCGGCCCGGTGCTGGAATGGTCGCGGCGCGGCGTATTGTTCTCGACCGAGACGAGCCGCCAGGCGGCACCGATGATGGAAGAATTGATGGAGGCGCAGGGTGTGCGCCGCATCGAACTCTTCATGGCCATCGCCGGCCTGCTCAGCCGGGCGCAGGGCGCGCGCATGCTGGCCAGCCCAAGCTATATCCCGGACCCTTCCGGCTATATGTCGGCCGGCATCAACAAGGCGCTCGCCTATCTGCGCGAAAACCTGACGCAGCCTTTCGGTGAGGCCGATCTGGCGAGGATCGCCGGACAGTCGACCAGTGCGTTCTCGCGTACCTTCCGCCGCCACACCGGCATGACGCTGGTTCAATATGTGAAGCGGCTGCGGATAAACCTCGCCTGCCAGATCCTGATGAGCGAGGAGCAGGCACCGATCACCGACATCTGCTTCGAGGTCGGCTTCAACAATCTGTCGAATTTCAACCGCCAATTCCTGGCCGAGAAGGGCATGACGCCGTCGCGTTTCCGGCGACTGGTCGTCGACCATATCAACGCGGCGAAGGCCGCCTAG
- a CDS encoding ABC-F family ATP-binding cassette domain-containing protein, with product MPAFITLSNLCWSTPDGTPLFTDLNLSFGAERAGVVGRNGTGKTTLLRLIQAELQPQSGAIQVSGTLGLMRQDIGARDGETIADLFDARRALALLDRAEAGLASADELADADWTLHARLDAALSRCGLDTDPRTPLASLSGGQRTRAGLAALIFAGADMLLLDEPTNNLDRAGRGAVLEIIRGWRGGALIVSHDRELLEEMDAIVELSTLGATRYGGNYSAYRARKAEELEAARHDLAHAERTRVEIDRRAQQVAERKARKDSAGQKARAKGDQPKILMDAAKGRAESSGGANARLREARHEVALEALTAAREKLEVQQPLRMDIPSTDLPPNKLVLRLDGLTGGYDPVQPAIRDLSLAITGPERIAIAGPNGSGKTTLLALIAGQLEPCSGKVDLHVRHALLDQHVGILDPALSLRDNFRRLNPGSSENQCRSALARFRFRADDALRMAGSLSGGERLRAGLACTLGRAEPPQLLMLDEPTNHLDLDAVEALEAALAAYDGALLVVSHDEAFMEGLVLDRRVDLAGRSGG from the coding sequence ATGCCTGCATTCATCACCCTGTCCAATCTGTGCTGGTCAACGCCTGACGGCACACCGCTTTTCACCGATCTCAATTTAAGTTTCGGCGCGGAGCGCGCCGGCGTCGTAGGGCGCAACGGCACCGGCAAGACGACGCTTCTGCGTCTGATCCAAGCCGAGTTGCAGCCGCAATCGGGCGCCATTCAGGTTTCCGGCACGCTCGGTCTGATGCGCCAGGATATCGGCGCGCGCGACGGTGAAACCATCGCCGACCTGTTCGACGCGCGGCGCGCGCTGGCTTTGCTCGATCGCGCCGAGGCCGGCCTGGCGAGCGCCGACGAGCTGGCCGACGCAGACTGGACGCTGCATGCGCGGCTCGACGCAGCGCTGTCGCGCTGCGGCCTCGATACTGATCCGCGGACGCCGCTGGCATCACTTTCCGGCGGTCAACGCACCCGTGCCGGCCTTGCAGCGCTCATCTTCGCCGGGGCGGATATGCTGCTTCTCGACGAGCCGACGAACAATCTGGACAGAGCCGGACGGGGGGCCGTTCTGGAAATTATCAGAGGGTGGCGCGGCGGAGCCCTGATCGTCAGCCATGACCGCGAACTCCTCGAGGAAATGGACGCCATAGTCGAGCTGAGCACGCTTGGCGCGACGCGATATGGCGGCAACTACAGCGCTTACCGGGCGCGCAAGGCCGAGGAGCTCGAGGCGGCCCGTCACGATCTCGCCCACGCCGAACGAACGCGGGTCGAAATCGATCGCCGGGCTCAGCAGGTGGCCGAGCGCAAGGCGCGCAAGGACAGCGCCGGCCAAAAGGCGCGCGCCAAGGGAGACCAGCCCAAGATCCTGATGGATGCCGCGAAGGGAAGGGCCGAATCCTCCGGCGGCGCCAATGCCCGCTTGCGCGAGGCGCGGCATGAGGTTGCGCTGGAGGCTCTTACCGCAGCGCGCGAAAAGCTCGAGGTCCAACAGCCGCTGCGCATGGACATACCCTCGACTGACCTGCCGCCGAACAAACTGGTTCTGCGGCTCGACGGTTTGACGGGAGGGTACGATCCGGTGCAACCCGCCATCCGCGATCTGTCCCTTGCGATCACCGGGCCGGAGCGCATTGCGATCGCCGGACCGAACGGCAGCGGCAAGACCACGCTTCTTGCGTTGATTGCCGGCCAGCTCGAACCGTGTAGCGGCAAGGTGGATCTGCATGTGAGGCACGCATTGCTGGACCAGCATGTGGGCATTCTCGATCCCGCCCTCTCATTGCGGGACAATTTCCGGCGGCTGAACCCCGGCTCAAGCGAGAACCAGTGCCGGTCGGCTCTGGCCCGTTTCCGGTTCCGCGCTGATGACGCGTTGCGAATGGCCGGCAGCCTGAGCGGCGGCGAAAGGCTGCGCGCAGGTTTGGCCTGCACGCTGGGTCGCGCCGAGCCGCCTCAGCTTCTCATGCTGGACGAGCCGACCAATCACCTCGATCTGGACGCAGTCGAAGCCTTGGAAGCAGCGCTCGCAGCCTATGATGGCGCGCTGCTAGTGGTGAGCCACGACGAGGCATTCATGGAGGGGCTTGTCCTCGATCGCAGGGTCGACCTTGCCGGGAGATCGGGAGGCTGA
- a CDS encoding GNAT family N-acetyltransferase translates to MPAMEPTVFIEPVAPETREEFASVLRDASAWQRSIGSESWISPFDDAWMLPRIARRELFLARVQGETAGAFRLLREDRDFWGDGEVGDSLYLHTFAVLRTYAGAGVGKAIIDYVVDQGRALGREYIKLDCFSSSPRLVYYYERHGFILAGTVTVRGKSMKLMQRALRGVPGTR, encoded by the coding sequence ATGCCAGCCATGGAACCTACGGTTTTCATCGAACCCGTCGCGCCTGAAACGCGCGAGGAATTCGCCTCCGTTCTGCGGGATGCGAGCGCATGGCAGAGATCGATCGGTTCTGAAAGTTGGATCTCGCCCTTCGATGATGCATGGATGCTGCCACGGATCGCGAGGCGCGAACTGTTTCTCGCACGCGTCCAAGGCGAAACCGCCGGAGCATTTCGACTGCTTCGCGAAGACCGCGACTTCTGGGGCGACGGCGAAGTCGGCGACAGCCTTTACCTGCACACGTTCGCGGTGCTCCGGACATATGCCGGAGCGGGGGTAGGAAAGGCGATCATAGACTATGTTGTCGACCAGGGGCGGGCGCTCGGCCGGGAATACATCAAGCTCGATTGCTTCTCGTCGAGCCCGCGATTGGTGTACTATTACGAGAGGCATGGGTTCATATTGGCCGGAACCGTTACCGTGCGCGGCAAGTCCATGAAGCTGATGCAGCGCGCGCTTCGCGGCGTGCCCGGTACCCGCTAG